The Apis mellifera strain DH4 linkage group LG8, Amel_HAv3.1, whole genome shotgun sequence genome contains a region encoding:
- the LOC408966 gene encoding dnaJ homolog subfamily B member 6 isoform X2, which translates to MVDYYKVLEVQRTATSGDIKKAYRKLALRWHPDKNPENLEEANKRFKEISEAYEVLSDEKKRRVYDQYGKEGLQMPGGKRRHKEDFDPHFAGTFMFRDPEEVFREFFGGSSFEDLFSDLAGVGVRLGSQRHSHPSSNSISTSFFGPLGVSHFGFSPLNEFFEGTSGNFTSFNAFTSFGGTSGGGAVKRTSTSTRFINGKKITTKKVYENGKETIMSYENDVLKSKTVNGVPQSITFDESSTSRQLTDSASDISMAGQNSRTVHGDHQKASRIKTHHHPVLTKKHDKSKRK; encoded by the exons ATGGTTGACTATTACAAGGTACTAGAAGTGCAGCGAACCGCTACGAGCGGAGATATCAAAAAAGC ATATAGAAAATTGGCGTTGAGATGGCATCCGGATAAAAATCCTGAAAATTTGGAGGAAGCAAACAagagatttaaagaaatatctgaGGCATATGAAGTGCTAAGCGATG aaaagaaaaggagggtTTATGACCAATATGGAAAGGAAGGACTTCAAATGCCTGGTGGCAAGAGGCGACATAAGGAAGACTTTGATCCACACTTTGCTGGTACTTTCATGTTCAGGGATCCTGAAGAAGTATTTAGAGAATTCTTTGGCGGTTCATCttttgaagatttattttctg ACCTTGCTGGAGTTGGTGTGCGTCTTGGATCACAAAGGCATAGTCATCCCAGCAGTAACAGCATAAGCACGTCCTTCTTTGGTCCATTAGGAGTTTCTCATTTTGGTTTTTCACCGCTCAACGAATTTTTTGAAGGTACATCAGGAAACTTTACTTCGTTCAATGCATTCACAAGTTTCGGTGGAACCAGTGGTGGTGGTGCTGTAAAACGAACAAGTACTTCAACTCGCTTCATCAATGGCAAAAAGATCACTACCAAAAA AGTTTATGAAAATGGAAAGGAAACAATAATGTCATACGAGAATGATGTGCTGAAATCAAAGACGGTGAACGGCGTGCCACAATCAATAAC GTTTGACGAGTCATCGACAAGTCGCCAGCTGACCGACAGTGCCAGCGATATCTCGATGGCTGGCCAGAACTCGAGAACAGTCCATGGTGACCATCAGAAGGCTAGCAGAATAAAGACGCACCATCATCCAGTTCTCACTAAGAAGCACGATAAGAGTAAGAGAAAATAG
- the LOC408966 gene encoding dnaJ homolog subfamily B member 6-B isoform X1, giving the protein MVDYYKVLEVQRTATSGDIKKAYRKLALRWHPDKNPENLEEANKRFKEISEAYEVLSDDAKRRTYDQRLYQKASSRPGRGFTYRSFFDSPFQRYFEKKRRVYDQYGKEGLQMPGGKRRHKEDFDPHFAGTFMFRDPEEVFREFFGGSSFEDLFSDLAGVGVRLGSQRHSHPSSNSISTSFFGPLGVSHFGFSPLNEFFEGTSGNFTSFNAFTSFGGTSGGGAVKRTSTSTRFINGKKITTKKVYENGKETIMSYENDVLKSKTVNGVPQSITFDESSTSRQLTDSASDISMAGQNSRTVHGDHQKASRIKTHHHPVLTKKHDKSKRK; this is encoded by the exons ATGGTTGACTATTACAAGGTACTAGAAGTGCAGCGAACCGCTACGAGCGGAGATATCAAAAAAGC ATATAGAAAATTGGCGTTGAGATGGCATCCGGATAAAAATCCTGAAAATTTGGAGGAAGCAAACAagagatttaaagaaatatctgaGGCATATGAAGTGCTAAGCGATG ATGCGAAGAGACGAACCTACGACCAACGATTGTATCAGAAGGCATCTTCAAGGCCCGGCCGTGGATTCACCTACCGGAGTTTCTTTGACTCTCCTTTCCAGCGATATTTCG aaaagaaaaggagggtTTATGACCAATATGGAAAGGAAGGACTTCAAATGCCTGGTGGCAAGAGGCGACATAAGGAAGACTTTGATCCACACTTTGCTGGTACTTTCATGTTCAGGGATCCTGAAGAAGTATTTAGAGAATTCTTTGGCGGTTCATCttttgaagatttattttctg ACCTTGCTGGAGTTGGTGTGCGTCTTGGATCACAAAGGCATAGTCATCCCAGCAGTAACAGCATAAGCACGTCCTTCTTTGGTCCATTAGGAGTTTCTCATTTTGGTTTTTCACCGCTCAACGAATTTTTTGAAGGTACATCAGGAAACTTTACTTCGTTCAATGCATTCACAAGTTTCGGTGGAACCAGTGGTGGTGGTGCTGTAAAACGAACAAGTACTTCAACTCGCTTCATCAATGGCAAAAAGATCACTACCAAAAA AGTTTATGAAAATGGAAAGGAAACAATAATGTCATACGAGAATGATGTGCTGAAATCAAAGACGGTGAACGGCGTGCCACAATCAATAAC GTTTGACGAGTCATCGACAAGTCGCCAGCTGACCGACAGTGCCAGCGATATCTCGATGGCTGGCCAGAACTCGAGAACAGTCCATGGTGACCATCAGAAGGCTAGCAGAATAAAGACGCACCATCATCCAGTTCTCACTAAGAAGCACGATAAGAGTAAGAGAAAATAG
- the LOC411272 gene encoding putative acyl-CoA-binding protein, whose protein sequence is MTLDEKFKKAAEEVKELSAPASDADLLELYSLYKQATIGDCNTSKPGMLDFKGKAKWDAWDKRKGMSQDAAKEQYIHKVEELISIIGKK, encoded by the exons atGACTCTAGacgaa aaatttaagaaagctGCAGAGGAGGTGAAGGAATTAAGTGCTCCAGCGTCAGATGCTGATTTGCTTGAACTATATTCACTGTACAAGCAAGCTACTATTGGAGATTGCAATACAT ctAAACCAGGCATGCTGGATTTCAAAGGCAAAGCAAAATGGGATGCTTGGGATAAGAGGAAGGGTATGAGTCAAGATGCTGCTAAAGAGCAGTACATTCATAAGGTGGAAGAACTGATATCCATCATTGGAAAGAAGTAA
- the LOC408966 gene encoding dnaJ homolog subfamily B member 6 isoform X4 has translation MVDYYKVLEVQRTATSGDIKKAYRKLALRWHPDKNPENLEEANKRFKEISEAYEVLSDEKKRRVYDQYGKEGLQMPGGKRRHKEDFDPHFAGTFMFRDPEEVFREFFGGSSFEDLFSGTSGNFTSFNAFTSFGGTSGGGAVKRTSTSTRFINGKKITTKKVYENGKETIMSYENDVLKSKTVNGVPQSITFDESSTSRQLTDSASDISMAGQNSRTVHGDHQKASRIKTHHHPVLTKKHDKSKRK, from the exons ATGGTTGACTATTACAAGGTACTAGAAGTGCAGCGAACCGCTACGAGCGGAGATATCAAAAAAGC ATATAGAAAATTGGCGTTGAGATGGCATCCGGATAAAAATCCTGAAAATTTGGAGGAAGCAAACAagagatttaaagaaatatctgaGGCATATGAAGTGCTAAGCGATG aaaagaaaaggagggtTTATGACCAATATGGAAAGGAAGGACTTCAAATGCCTGGTGGCAAGAGGCGACATAAGGAAGACTTTGATCCACACTTTGCTGGTACTTTCATGTTCAGGGATCCTGAAGAAGTATTTAGAGAATTCTTTGGCGGTTCATCttttgaagatttattttctg GTACATCAGGAAACTTTACTTCGTTCAATGCATTCACAAGTTTCGGTGGAACCAGTGGTGGTGGTGCTGTAAAACGAACAAGTACTTCAACTCGCTTCATCAATGGCAAAAAGATCACTACCAAAAA AGTTTATGAAAATGGAAAGGAAACAATAATGTCATACGAGAATGATGTGCTGAAATCAAAGACGGTGAACGGCGTGCCACAATCAATAAC GTTTGACGAGTCATCGACAAGTCGCCAGCTGACCGACAGTGCCAGCGATATCTCGATGGCTGGCCAGAACTCGAGAACAGTCCATGGTGACCATCAGAAGGCTAGCAGAATAAAGACGCACCATCATCCAGTTCTCACTAAGAAGCACGATAAGAGTAAGAGAAAATAG
- the LOC724785 gene encoding ran-binding protein 3 isoform X2: MADCKENKEETSRPSYVLKVDPPQESPGDSPENSTSEMESPSTENNTQESPSSSNKPVLAASKFGTSFGSSDSYKSLVKKKRSFTLWPSQLSTVTNNQPTTKVYLQPAKFQNPFAKITDNFLDEKNNTAKENNKTETKEEKNEEKEDTNEKGNDKNEAEEIKSELKETQNEIKEISEKKPVEETKPTFLMLGTSTKDSVNTTVTPCASEPNFVFGQNLQERVMIANDAENSEKTENEEKKEEKKEESTNENGSTELLFSNASAACRTTSKPGLTLTEAAQELEEANRANKRKYSQITPLTGEEGETNILQINCKFFAFDKASGGWQERGRGTLRLNDRDEESRLVGRTAGTQRLIMNTKIWPGMTAERAAPKSLRLTAMDVQGSIRIFIVQAAPKEVEQLHNLLQQRLKRAQERQPKKLATDH; the protein is encoded by the exons ATGGCGGACTGCAAGG AGAACAAAGAAGAGACAAGTAGACCATCGTACGTTTTAAAAGTAGATCCACCGCAAGAATCACCAGGGGATTCACCTGAAAATTCCACCAGTG AAATGGAGAGTCCATCAACAGAAAATAATACCCAAGAATCACCATCTAGTTCTAATAAACCTGTGTTAGCTGCCTCAAAATTTGGAACATCATTTGGAAGTAGTGATTCCTATAAATccttagttaaaaaaaaaagatctttcaCATTGTGGCCTTCTCAATTGAGCACAGTGACAAACAATCAACCTACTACTAAAGTATATCTACAACCAGCTAAATTTCAGAACccatttgcaaaaattacagataattttttagatgaaaagaataacacagcaaaagaaaataataaaacagaaacaaaggaagaaaaaaatgaagaaaaagaagatacaaACGAGAaaggaaatgataaaaatgaagcaGAAGAAATTAAGagtgaattaaaagaaacccaaaatgaaataaaagaaataagtgaaaaaaagCCAGTTGAGGAAACAAAACCTACTTTTTTGATGTTAGGAACAAGCACAAAGGATAGTGTAAATACTACAGTAACGCCTTGTGCCTCAGAACCAAACTTTGTGTTTGGTCAGAATCTCCAAGAACGTGTCATGATTGCAAATGATGcagaaaattctgaaaaaacagaaaatgaagaaaaaaaagaagagaaaaaagaagaaagtacaAATGAAAATGGTTCTACAGagcttcttttttcaaacgcATCCGCAGCGTGTCGTACTACCTCCAAACCAGGTTTAACATTAACAGAAGCAGCTCAGGAATTAGAAGAAGCAAATCGTgctaacaaaagaaaatatagccAAATAACGCCATTAACTGGTGAAGAAGGAGAGACAAATATTCtacaaattaattgtaaattttttgcatttgaCAAG GCAAGTGGTGGTTGGCAAGAAAGGGGTAGAGGTACTTTGCGATTAAACGATCGTGATGAAGAATCTCGTTTAGTAGGACGTACTGCGGGAACACAgagattaattatgaatacaaaaatatggCCAGGAATGACCGCAGAACGTGCAGCACCTAAATCATTAAGATTAACAGCAATGGATGTTCAAGGCAGTATCAGAATCTTTATTGTACAGGCTGCGCCTAAGGAAGTAGAACAACTTCATAATTTGTTACAACAGCGGTTAAAACGCGCACAGGAACGACAGCCTAAGAAACTAGCAACAGATCACTGA
- the LOC408966 gene encoding dnaJ homolog subfamily B member 6 isoform X3 produces the protein MVDYYKVLEVQRTATSGDIKKAYRKLALRWHPDKNPENLEEANKRFKEISEAYEVLSDDAKRRTYDQRLYQKASSRPGRGFTYRSFFDSPFQRYFEKKRRVYDQYGKEGLQMPGGKRRHKEDFDPHFAGTFMFRDPEEVFREFFGGSSFEDLFSGTSGNFTSFNAFTSFGGTSGGGAVKRTSTSTRFINGKKITTKKVYENGKETIMSYENDVLKSKTVNGVPQSITFDESSTSRQLTDSASDISMAGQNSRTVHGDHQKASRIKTHHHPVLTKKHDKSKRK, from the exons ATGGTTGACTATTACAAGGTACTAGAAGTGCAGCGAACCGCTACGAGCGGAGATATCAAAAAAGC ATATAGAAAATTGGCGTTGAGATGGCATCCGGATAAAAATCCTGAAAATTTGGAGGAAGCAAACAagagatttaaagaaatatctgaGGCATATGAAGTGCTAAGCGATG ATGCGAAGAGACGAACCTACGACCAACGATTGTATCAGAAGGCATCTTCAAGGCCCGGCCGTGGATTCACCTACCGGAGTTTCTTTGACTCTCCTTTCCAGCGATATTTCG aaaagaaaaggagggtTTATGACCAATATGGAAAGGAAGGACTTCAAATGCCTGGTGGCAAGAGGCGACATAAGGAAGACTTTGATCCACACTTTGCTGGTACTTTCATGTTCAGGGATCCTGAAGAAGTATTTAGAGAATTCTTTGGCGGTTCATCttttgaagatttattttctg GTACATCAGGAAACTTTACTTCGTTCAATGCATTCACAAGTTTCGGTGGAACCAGTGGTGGTGGTGCTGTAAAACGAACAAGTACTTCAACTCGCTTCATCAATGGCAAAAAGATCACTACCAAAAA AGTTTATGAAAATGGAAAGGAAACAATAATGTCATACGAGAATGATGTGCTGAAATCAAAGACGGTGAACGGCGTGCCACAATCAATAAC GTTTGACGAGTCATCGACAAGTCGCCAGCTGACCGACAGTGCCAGCGATATCTCGATGGCTGGCCAGAACTCGAGAACAGTCCATGGTGACCATCAGAAGGCTAGCAGAATAAAGACGCACCATCATCCAGTTCTCACTAAGAAGCACGATAAGAGTAAGAGAAAATAG
- the LOC724785 gene encoding ran-binding protein 3 isoform X4 — protein sequence MADCKENKEETSRPSYVLKVDPPQESPGDSPENSTSEEMESPSTENNTQESPSSSNKPVLAASKFGTSFGSSDSYKSLVKKKRSFTLWPSQLSTVTNNQPTTKVYLQPAKFQNPFAKITDNFLDEKNNTAKENNKTETKEEKNEEKEDTNEKGNDKNEAEEIKSELKETQNEIKEISEKKPVEETKPTFLMLGTSTKDSVNTTVTPCASEPNFVFGQNLQERVMIANDAENSEKTENEEKKEEKKEESTNENGSTELLFSNASAACRTTSKPGLTLTEAAQELEEANRANKRKYSQITPLTGEEGETNILQINCKFFAFDKYSILFRQVVVGKKGVEVLCD from the exons ATGGCGGACTGCAAGG AGAACAAAGAAGAGACAAGTAGACCATCGTACGTTTTAAAAGTAGATCCACCGCAAGAATCACCAGGGGATTCACCTGAAAATTCCACCAGTG aAGAAATGGAGAGTCCATCAACAGAAAATAATACCCAAGAATCACCATCTAGTTCTAATAAACCTGTGTTAGCTGCCTCAAAATTTGGAACATCATTTGGAAGTAGTGATTCCTATAAATccttagttaaaaaaaaaagatctttcaCATTGTGGCCTTCTCAATTGAGCACAGTGACAAACAATCAACCTACTACTAAAGTATATCTACAACCAGCTAAATTTCAGAACccatttgcaaaaattacagataattttttagatgaaaagaataacacagcaaaagaaaataataaaacagaaacaaaggaagaaaaaaatgaagaaaaagaagatacaaACGAGAaaggaaatgataaaaatgaagcaGAAGAAATTAAGagtgaattaaaagaaacccaaaatgaaataaaagaaataagtgaaaaaaagCCAGTTGAGGAAACAAAACCTACTTTTTTGATGTTAGGAACAAGCACAAAGGATAGTGTAAATACTACAGTAACGCCTTGTGCCTCAGAACCAAACTTTGTGTTTGGTCAGAATCTCCAAGAACGTGTCATGATTGCAAATGATGcagaaaattctgaaaaaacagaaaatgaagaaaaaaaagaagagaaaaaagaagaaagtacaAATGAAAATGGTTCTACAGagcttcttttttcaaacgcATCCGCAGCGTGTCGTACTACCTCCAAACCAGGTTTAACATTAACAGAAGCAGCTCAGGAATTAGAAGAAGCAAATCGTgctaacaaaagaaaatatagccAAATAACGCCATTAACTGGTGAAGAAGGAGAGACAAATATTCtacaaattaattgtaaattttttgcatttgaCAAG TATTCGATTCTGTTCAGGCAAGTGGTGGTTGGCAAGAAAGGGGTAGAGGTACTTTGCGATTAA
- the LOC724785 gene encoding ran-binding protein 3 isoform X1 yields the protein MADCKENKEETSRPSYVLKVDPPQESPGDSPENSTSEEMESPSTENNTQESPSSSNKPVLAASKFGTSFGSSDSYKSLVKKKRSFTLWPSQLSTVTNNQPTTKVYLQPAKFQNPFAKITDNFLDEKNNTAKENNKTETKEEKNEEKEDTNEKGNDKNEAEEIKSELKETQNEIKEISEKKPVEETKPTFLMLGTSTKDSVNTTVTPCASEPNFVFGQNLQERVMIANDAENSEKTENEEKKEEKKEESTNENGSTELLFSNASAACRTTSKPGLTLTEAAQELEEANRANKRKYSQITPLTGEEGETNILQINCKFFAFDKASGGWQERGRGTLRLNDRDEESRLVGRTAGTQRLIMNTKIWPGMTAERAAPKSLRLTAMDVQGSIRIFIVQAAPKEVEQLHNLLQQRLKRAQERQPKKLATDH from the exons ATGGCGGACTGCAAGG AGAACAAAGAAGAGACAAGTAGACCATCGTACGTTTTAAAAGTAGATCCACCGCAAGAATCACCAGGGGATTCACCTGAAAATTCCACCAGTG aAGAAATGGAGAGTCCATCAACAGAAAATAATACCCAAGAATCACCATCTAGTTCTAATAAACCTGTGTTAGCTGCCTCAAAATTTGGAACATCATTTGGAAGTAGTGATTCCTATAAATccttagttaaaaaaaaaagatctttcaCATTGTGGCCTTCTCAATTGAGCACAGTGACAAACAATCAACCTACTACTAAAGTATATCTACAACCAGCTAAATTTCAGAACccatttgcaaaaattacagataattttttagatgaaaagaataacacagcaaaagaaaataataaaacagaaacaaaggaagaaaaaaatgaagaaaaagaagatacaaACGAGAaaggaaatgataaaaatgaagcaGAAGAAATTAAGagtgaattaaaagaaacccaaaatgaaataaaagaaataagtgaaaaaaagCCAGTTGAGGAAACAAAACCTACTTTTTTGATGTTAGGAACAAGCACAAAGGATAGTGTAAATACTACAGTAACGCCTTGTGCCTCAGAACCAAACTTTGTGTTTGGTCAGAATCTCCAAGAACGTGTCATGATTGCAAATGATGcagaaaattctgaaaaaacagaaaatgaagaaaaaaaagaagagaaaaaagaagaaagtacaAATGAAAATGGTTCTACAGagcttcttttttcaaacgcATCCGCAGCGTGTCGTACTACCTCCAAACCAGGTTTAACATTAACAGAAGCAGCTCAGGAATTAGAAGAAGCAAATCGTgctaacaaaagaaaatatagccAAATAACGCCATTAACTGGTGAAGAAGGAGAGACAAATATTCtacaaattaattgtaaattttttgcatttgaCAAG GCAAGTGGTGGTTGGCAAGAAAGGGGTAGAGGTACTTTGCGATTAAACGATCGTGATGAAGAATCTCGTTTAGTAGGACGTACTGCGGGAACACAgagattaattatgaatacaaaaatatggCCAGGAATGACCGCAGAACGTGCAGCACCTAAATCATTAAGATTAACAGCAATGGATGTTCAAGGCAGTATCAGAATCTTTATTGTACAGGCTGCGCCTAAGGAAGTAGAACAACTTCATAATTTGTTACAACAGCGGTTAAAACGCGCACAGGAACGACAGCCTAAGAAACTAGCAACAGATCACTGA
- the LOC724785 gene encoding ran-binding protein 3 isoform X3 has protein sequence MESPSTENNTQESPSSSNKPVLAASKFGTSFGSSDSYKSLVKKKRSFTLWPSQLSTVTNNQPTTKVYLQPAKFQNPFAKITDNFLDEKNNTAKENNKTETKEEKNEEKEDTNEKGNDKNEAEEIKSELKETQNEIKEISEKKPVEETKPTFLMLGTSTKDSVNTTVTPCASEPNFVFGQNLQERVMIANDAENSEKTENEEKKEEKKEESTNENGSTELLFSNASAACRTTSKPGLTLTEAAQELEEANRANKRKYSQITPLTGEEGETNILQINCKFFAFDKASGGWQERGRGTLRLNDRDEESRLVGRTAGTQRLIMNTKIWPGMTAERAAPKSLRLTAMDVQGSIRIFIVQAAPKEVEQLHNLLQQRLKRAQERQPKKLATDH, from the exons ATGGAGAGTCCATCAACAGAAAATAATACCCAAGAATCACCATCTAGTTCTAATAAACCTGTGTTAGCTGCCTCAAAATTTGGAACATCATTTGGAAGTAGTGATTCCTATAAATccttagttaaaaaaaaaagatctttcaCATTGTGGCCTTCTCAATTGAGCACAGTGACAAACAATCAACCTACTACTAAAGTATATCTACAACCAGCTAAATTTCAGAACccatttgcaaaaattacagataattttttagatgaaaagaataacacagcaaaagaaaataataaaacagaaacaaaggaagaaaaaaatgaagaaaaagaagatacaaACGAGAaaggaaatgataaaaatgaagcaGAAGAAATTAAGagtgaattaaaagaaacccaaaatgaaataaaagaaataagtgaaaaaaagCCAGTTGAGGAAACAAAACCTACTTTTTTGATGTTAGGAACAAGCACAAAGGATAGTGTAAATACTACAGTAACGCCTTGTGCCTCAGAACCAAACTTTGTGTTTGGTCAGAATCTCCAAGAACGTGTCATGATTGCAAATGATGcagaaaattctgaaaaaacagaaaatgaagaaaaaaaagaagagaaaaaagaagaaagtacaAATGAAAATGGTTCTACAGagcttcttttttcaaacgcATCCGCAGCGTGTCGTACTACCTCCAAACCAGGTTTAACATTAACAGAAGCAGCTCAGGAATTAGAAGAAGCAAATCGTgctaacaaaagaaaatatagccAAATAACGCCATTAACTGGTGAAGAAGGAGAGACAAATATTCtacaaattaattgtaaattttttgcatttgaCAAG GCAAGTGGTGGTTGGCAAGAAAGGGGTAGAGGTACTTTGCGATTAAACGATCGTGATGAAGAATCTCGTTTAGTAGGACGTACTGCGGGAACACAgagattaattatgaatacaaaaatatggCCAGGAATGACCGCAGAACGTGCAGCACCTAAATCATTAAGATTAACAGCAATGGATGTTCAAGGCAGTATCAGAATCTTTATTGTACAGGCTGCGCCTAAGGAAGTAGAACAACTTCATAATTTGTTACAACAGCGGTTAAAACGCGCACAGGAACGACAGCCTAAGAAACTAGCAACAGATCACTGA